Part of the Mycolicibacterium mageritense genome is shown below.
CCTTCGATCAGGTGCGCGTGCTGATCGTCGGTCAGGATCCTTACCCCACCCCCGGTCATGCCGTGGGGCTGAGCTTTTCGGTGGCTGCCGATGTGCGCCCGCTGCCGCGCAGCCTGTCGAACATCTTCACCGAGTACGCCGAGGATCTCGGTCACCCGCAGCCTTCCACCGGTGATTTGTCGCCGTGGGCGCAGCAGGGTGTGCTGCTGCTCAACAGGGTGCTCACCGTGCAGCCGGGCAATCCGGCATCCCACCGCGGCAAGGGCTGGGAAGCGGTGACCGAGTGCGCCATCCGAGCGTTGGTGGCACGCAGGCAACCGATGGTCGCGGTGCTGTGGGGACGGGACGCGTCGACGCTCAAACCGATGCTGGCAGAGGGCGGCTGCGCGACCATCGAATCACCGCATCCGTCGCCGCTGTCGGCGTCGCGCGGGTTCTTCGGATCACGGCCGTTCAGCCGCGCCAACGAATTGCTGCAGAAACAGGGCGCCGAGCCGATCGACTGGCGGCTGCCCTGACCGCACGTGCGGTCACGGCATCGGGATAGGCGGCGGTGAAGGAATCGCCGGAGGTGCCGGAATCGCGGGCGGCGACGGGATCGCCGGCGGCGAGGGGATCTCGATCGTGGCGTCTCCGTTGCCCTCAGTAGTCTCTACCGGTGGTGCGGACGGAGGTGCGGTCGGTGCGAGCGAGACCGACGTCTGCACGGTCGTCTCGACGACAGTGCTTTCACTGGTGGTGGAGGTCTGCGGCGAAGTCGATTCGGACGTCGATTCGTCGCCGGAGTCACTGCCACCGCACGCCACGAGAACCGCAGCAGCGGCAAAACCACAGATCAAGGTGTACAGCGAAGAATGGGCGAGGCGATGCGAGGTCATGCCGACAACACATACCCCGCCCACCGTTCGCTAAACGACGGCGCTGGGCCGGGTCAGCCGCGGCTGACCTTGCCTGCCTTGATGCACGAGGTGCACGCGTTCACGCGTTGCTTGTTGCCGCCGGGGCGCGTCACGGCGCGCACCGACTGGATGTTCGGATCCCAGCGTCGGCTGGTCCGCCGGTGCGAGTGCGACACCGACTTGCCGAAGCCCGGCCCTTTGCCGCAGATATCGCAGACGGCAGCCATATCAACAACTCCTCGAAATCAGTACTTGGGGTCTGGGCCAGTCCGCCGCAAACCGACGCGGCTCGACCCGACAACCTGACCAGGATACCGGGAGGCCAAGGTATCGCCAAAACGGCCCGTGAACGTCGCCGCAAGGTTGTCCACAGGCAGTGATGCTCTCATCGGGAATGTCGCTGCGACTGGATAGGCTGACGGCCACGCGCAGTTGGGATATGGGAGGTCCGATGTCTGCTCGGCGGCTCGACGCCTCCGCCCTGCGGGACTGGGCCCACACGGCCGTCGGTGACCTGATCACGCACACCGACGAGATCAACCGGCTCAACGTGTTCCCGGTCGCCGACGCCGACACCGGCACCAACATGCTGTTCACCATGCGCTCGGCCTGGGCGCATGTCGATGCCGAACCGCCAGGCCGGGACGTCGCGGCGGTCGCGGCAGCCTTGGCCGCCGGCGCGCTGCAGGGTGCACGTGGCAATTCCGGCGTGATCCTGTCCCAGATCCTGCTGGGCTTCGCGGAGGTCATCGCGTCTGCCGCCGCCGAGCGCGAGGGTGACCTCGCCGATATCGACGGTGAGCTCTTCGGTGCTGCGTTGCGGCACGCGGTCGGCCTGGTGGTCAGCTCGATGGGGGATCCGGTGCCGGGCACCATCGTCTCGGTGCTGCAGGCCGCGGCCGCGGCAGCCGAGCACAGCGCGGCCGAGGGAGTAGAACTCGTCGGGGTCATGGAGGCGACGGCGGAAGCCGCGGCGGCCGCGCTGGACGAAACCCCCGAACAGCTCGACGTGCTGGCCGAGGCCGGTGTGGTCGATTCCGGGGGGCGTGGCCTTCTGGTGCTGCTCGACGCGCTGACCGGCACGGTCGGCGGCAACACCGGCCATCGGCCGGCCTACCAGCCGTCGTCGTCGCCATCGGCACTGATGTCCCGGACAGCGGCGCCACCCCAGTTCGAGGTGATGTACCTGCTGAGCGGCTGCGGTCTCGACGCGATCGAGCGGTTGCGCGGCGAGCTCGACAAGCTCGGGGAATCGGTCGCGATCGCCACATCCGACACCGACCAGTACTCGGTGCACGTCCATGTCGACGATGCGGGCGCCGCGGTCGAGGCCGGCTTGGCCGTCGGTGTGCTGCGCCGCATCCAGATCACCGCGTTGACGGGCACCACGGGTGCGCGCTCGGCCGGCGGCTGGGCCAGGGGACGGGCCGTACTCGCCGTCGTCGACGGTGACGGTGGTGCCGAACTGTTCGGTGGCGAGGGCGCGCACGTGCTGCGTCCCGACGCCACCGAACCGGTCACGGCCAAACAACTGCTGCGCGCGCTCGTCGATGTCGGTGCGGCGCAGGTGATGGTGCTGCCCAACGGATATGTGGCGGCAGAGGAGCTGGTGGCCGGCTGCACGGCGGCCATCGGCTGGGGTATCGACGTGGTGCCCGTGCCGACAGGGTCCATGGTGCAGGGCCTCGCGGCGCTGGCCGTGCACGACGAGGACCGGCAGGCTGTCGACGACGGCTACACCATGGCCCGGGCCGCCGCCAGTGCGCGGCACGGCTCGGTGCGGGTCGCCACCGAAGAGGCGTTGACCTGGGCGGGCACGTGCAAACCGGGTGACGGCCTCGGCATCGCGGGCGACGAGGTGCTGATCGTGGGACCGGACGTGACGGCCGCGGCGGCCGGCTTGATCGACCTGCTGCTGGTCGCCGGCGGCGAGCTGGTCACGGTGCTCACCGGCGAGGGCGTCGACGCCGCGGTCGGTGAAGCGCTGCAGGCGCACGTGCATCGTCACCACCTGGGTGCCGAACTGGTGACCTACCACACCGGCCACCGCGGCGACGCGTTGTTGATCGGGGTCGAGTAATGGCCACCCTCGCCGACCGCCTCGACTTCGTTCTCGGCAAGAAGACCGCCGACAAGCTCTACGAGCATTTCGGGCTGCGGACCGTCAACGATCTGCTGCGGCACTACCCGCGCAAGTACAGCGAGGGTATGTCGGTGCGCGGCGAGGACGAGGCGCTCGATCTCGAAGAAGGCGAGCACGTCACGTTTGTCGACGAGATCACCGAGACCAAGGACGGTTTGATGCGCAGCCAGCCCGGCAAGCGCACCCGCAAATGGCTGCGCATCACGCTCGGTCATCACCGCCCCAAGGTCACCGCGACGTTCTTCAACGCGGGCTGGATGGTCGACCAGCTGCCGACGGGAACCAGGATCATGCTGTCCGGTGAGGTCGGATTCTTCAAGGGCACAATGCAATTGACGCATCCAGCGTTTCTGGTGCTGGATTCGCCCACGGGCAAGACACCCGGCAGCAAGGCCATGAAGACCATCGCCACCAGTTCGGGTGCCACGGGCGACGAGTTGTTGTCCGCGTTCGAACGGGACTTCTTCCCGATCTACCCGGCCAGCGCCAAGGTGCAGAGCTGGGACATCTACGCGTGCGTGCGCCAGGTGCTCGCGGTGCTGGATCCCATCCCAGAGCCGTTGCCGGCATCCTTTGTCCGCGAGCGCGATCTGATGAGTGAGGACGAGGCGCTGCGGGCCATCCACACCGCCGAGAACTCGGCGGAGCGGGACCGCGCGATCGAACGACTGACCTACGACGAGGCACTCGGTCTGCAATGGGGCCTGGTGGCCCGCAGGTACGGTGAGCTCAGCGAATCCGGGCCGCCGGCACCTCGCACCCACCACGGCCTCGCCGCCGCGATGGCCGGCCGGCTGCCGTTCGAGCTCACCGAGGGGCAAGCCGAGGTGCTCGACGTGATCTCAGCCGAATTGGCGTCGACCCGGCCCATGAACCGCATGCTGCAGGGCGAGGTCGGCTCGGGCAAGACCATCGTCTCGGTGCTGGCGATGCTGCAGATGGTCGACGCGGGGTACCAGTGTGCGCTCCTCGCGCCCACGGAAGTGCTTGCCGCCCAACATGCCCGGTCGATCCGGCAAGTGCTCGGGCCGCTGGCCATGGCGGGTCAGCTCGGCGGCGCGGACGACGGTACCCGCATCGCCCTGCTGACCGGATCGATGACACCGCAACAGAAGCGTCAGGTGCGCGGTGAGGTGGCCTCGGGAGAGGCAGGCATCGTCATCGGCACCCACGCGTTGCTGCAGGAGACCGTGGAGTTCCACAACCTCGGCATGGTGGTGGTCGACGAGCAACACCGGTTCGGGGTGGAGCAACGGGATACGTTGCGCGCCAAGGCCCGTGACGGCCTGACTCCGCATCTGCTGGTGATGACGGCTACCCCGATTCCGCGGACGGTCGCGCTGACGGTCTACGGCGATTTGGAAACGTCGACGTTGCGTGAGCTTCCGCGAGGGCGCCAACCCATCACCACCAACACGATCTTCGTGACGCAGAAACCCGCGTGGCTGGACCGAGCCTGGGCCCGCATCCGTGAAGAGGTGGGCGCAGG
Proteins encoded:
- a CDS encoding uracil-DNA glycosylase, translated to MTAHVKTSSTTARPLNELVEAGWARALEPVSAQVAQMGEFLREELAAGRRYLPAGQNVLRAFSFPFDQVRVLIVGQDPYPTPGHAVGLSFSVAADVRPLPRSLSNIFTEYAEDLGHPQPSTGDLSPWAQQGVLLLNRVLTVQPGNPASHRGKGWEAVTECAIRALVARRQPMVAVLWGRDASTLKPMLAEGGCATIESPHPSPLSASRGFFGSRPFSRANELLQKQGAEPIDWRLP
- the rpmB gene encoding 50S ribosomal protein L28, which translates into the protein MAAVCDICGKGPGFGKSVSHSHRRTSRRWDPNIQSVRAVTRPGGNKQRVNACTSCIKAGKVSRG
- a CDS encoding DAK2 domain-containing protein; protein product: MSARRLDASALRDWAHTAVGDLITHTDEINRLNVFPVADADTGTNMLFTMRSAWAHVDAEPPGRDVAAVAAALAAGALQGARGNSGVILSQILLGFAEVIASAAAEREGDLADIDGELFGAALRHAVGLVVSSMGDPVPGTIVSVLQAAAAAAEHSAAEGVELVGVMEATAEAAAAALDETPEQLDVLAEAGVVDSGGRGLLVLLDALTGTVGGNTGHRPAYQPSSSPSALMSRTAAPPQFEVMYLLSGCGLDAIERLRGELDKLGESVAIATSDTDQYSVHVHVDDAGAAVEAGLAVGVLRRIQITALTGTTGARSAGGWARGRAVLAVVDGDGGAELFGGEGAHVLRPDATEPVTAKQLLRALVDVGAAQVMVLPNGYVAAEELVAGCTAAIGWGIDVVPVPTGSMVQGLAALAVHDEDRQAVDDGYTMARAAASARHGSVRVATEEALTWAGTCKPGDGLGIAGDEVLIVGPDVTAAAAGLIDLLLVAGGELVTVLTGEGVDAAVGEALQAHVHRHHLGAELVTYHTGHRGDALLIGVE
- the recG gene encoding ATP-dependent DNA helicase RecG translates to MATLADRLDFVLGKKTADKLYEHFGLRTVNDLLRHYPRKYSEGMSVRGEDEALDLEEGEHVTFVDEITETKDGLMRSQPGKRTRKWLRITLGHHRPKVTATFFNAGWMVDQLPTGTRIMLSGEVGFFKGTMQLTHPAFLVLDSPTGKTPGSKAMKTIATSSGATGDELLSAFERDFFPIYPASAKVQSWDIYACVRQVLAVLDPIPEPLPASFVRERDLMSEDEALRAIHTAENSAERDRAIERLTYDEALGLQWGLVARRYGELSESGPPAPRTHHGLAAAMAGRLPFELTEGQAEVLDVISAELASTRPMNRMLQGEVGSGKTIVSVLAMLQMVDAGYQCALLAPTEVLAAQHARSIRQVLGPLAMAGQLGGADDGTRIALLTGSMTPQQKRQVRGEVASGEAGIVIGTHALLQETVEFHNLGMVVVDEQHRFGVEQRDTLRAKARDGLTPHLLVMTATPIPRTVALTVYGDLETSTLRELPRGRQPITTNTIFVTQKPAWLDRAWARIREEVGAGRQAYVVASRIDESDQDKGEGGPPPVTVLELFDRLNAGPLAGLRLGLMHGRLSGEDKDLVMAAFRAGEIDVLVCTTVIEVGVDVPNATVMVVMDADRFGISQLHQLRGRIGRGQHPSLCLLATRLPESSKAGERIKAVAATLDGFALADLDLAERREGDVLGLNQSGRRINLRFLSLADHLGVITDAREFCESLYEKHPDDPGMALLAAQFVDTDRVEYLDKA